The following proteins are co-located in the Euzebyales bacterium genome:
- a CDS encoding VOC family protein, with product MTTISYWADDVSAARDWYCELLGTDAYFQRPDAEQPAYVEFRVGDHQHELGIVARSWAPDGWDTGTGGAILYWHVDDLGAAIERLLAMGATTYEPVTERGPGFVTAAVTDPFGNVLGVMYNQHYLDRLALDAVQPAAAPTERSKA from the coding sequence ATGACCACCATCAGCTACTGGGCCGACGACGTGTCCGCCGCGCGCGACTGGTATTGCGAGCTCCTCGGGACCGACGCGTACTTCCAGCGCCCCGACGCCGAGCAACCTGCGTACGTCGAGTTCCGGGTCGGCGATCACCAGCACGAGCTCGGCATCGTGGCACGCAGCTGGGCACCCGACGGCTGGGACACCGGCACCGGTGGCGCGATCCTGTACTGGCACGTCGACGACCTCGGGGCGGCTATCGAGCGCCTGCTCGCCATGGGCGCCACGACCTACGAGCCCGTCACCGAGCGCGGTCCCGGCTTCGTCACTGCTGCGGTGACTGATCCGTTCGGCAACGTGCTGGGGGTCATGTACAACCAGCACTATCTGGACCGGCTCGCGCTGGACGCCGTCCAGCCCGCGGCTGCCCCGACCGAGCGGAGCAAGGCATGA
- a CDS encoding HTH domain-containing protein — MRADRLVAALLLLQARGRMTAAALADELEVSVATARRDLEGLAAAGIPIYPQPGAVAGGRCSAVPGPT, encoded by the coding sequence ATGCGCGCGGACCGCCTCGTCGCCGCCCTCCTGCTGCTGCAGGCCCGGGGCCGCATGACCGCGGCCGCGCTGGCCGACGAGCTCGAGGTGTCGGTGGCCACGGCTCGCCGCGATCTGGAGGGGCTCGCCGCGGCGGGCATCCCGATCTATCCACAGCCGGGCGCGGTGGCGGGTGGTCGCTGCTCGGCGGTGCCCGGACCGACCTGA
- a CDS encoding VOC family protein, whose amino-acid sequence MTRRRTYLHGVTCWVDTGQPDMNAASRFYAGLFGWELTDATPPDAPGAYLIATLDGQDVAAIGPTPTDTAAWNTYVAVDDADATAAGVEAGGGTVVSPPEDAGLGGRVATCVDPAGARFHLWQARRRLGAQLVNAPGTWNFSGLHTPDRAAAMAFYRPLFAWIDADLAQGTGTMLQVPGYGDHLAATIDPGIHERQGSAPDGFADVIGGLVVTDDGEPAHWHVTFAVADRDDIVATADGSARPS is encoded by the coding sequence ATGACCAGGCGACGGACCTATCTCCACGGCGTCACGTGCTGGGTCGACACCGGCCAGCCCGACATGAACGCCGCGAGCCGTTTCTACGCCGGCCTGTTCGGTTGGGAGCTGACCGACGCGACGCCTCCCGATGCGCCGGGCGCGTACCTGATCGCCACGCTCGACGGGCAGGACGTGGCGGCGATCGGCCCGACGCCGACCGACACGGCAGCGTGGAACACGTACGTCGCCGTCGACGACGCCGACGCCACGGCAGCCGGCGTCGAGGCCGGTGGCGGCACCGTCGTCTCCCCGCCGGAGGACGCCGGCCTGGGCGGCCGGGTCGCGACGTGCGTTGACCCGGCCGGCGCCCGGTTCCACCTGTGGCAGGCGCGACGGCGGCTTGGCGCCCAGCTGGTCAACGCTCCCGGCACCTGGAACTTCAGCGGTCTGCACACGCCGGACCGCGCCGCTGCGATGGCCTTCTACCGGCCGCTGTTCGCCTGGATCGACGCCGACCTGGCGCAGGGCACCGGGACGATGCTGCAGGTGCCCGGGTACGGCGACCACCTGGCCGCCACGATCGACCCGGGCATCCATGAGCGGCAGGGGTCGGCGCCCGACGGCTTCGCCGACGTGATCGGCGGCCTCGTGGTGACGGATGACGGCGAGCCGGCGCACTGGCACGTCACGTTCGCCGTGGCGGACCGGGACGACATCGTCGCGACGGCGGACGGC